From one Culex quinquefasciatus strain JHB chromosome 3, VPISU_Cqui_1.0_pri_paternal, whole genome shotgun sequence genomic stretch:
- the LOC6047590 gene encoding ATP-dependent RNA helicase bel — MSNAINQNGTGLEQQFAGLDLQQQQQQHQQLSAQDSANLKNTSGGRYVPPQLRSGRGGGGGGPENDQHRGGDYSGGHSGGGGGGGRYSDRGGDRGDYYNNRRGGGGGRFNDRKDNYNRGGGYNNRGGGGGGGGGHPDQQQQQHLHQELPPQDQLPPQEFVENGAGLPVGEPGDDQFNDGVPQQHQQQPRGGGNWNNGPRGGPRDFRDNRQPQNDRWQEPPANGGGGGGGGYGGRGRDDRGMGGRWNDRGGRGADVDFTQLTERDERLEGELFQHGNTGINFSKYEDIPVEATGDNVPPHINTFDDIELTEIIENNIKLANYDVPTPVQKYAIPIVMSGRDVMACAQTGSGKTAAFLVPILNQMYKHGVTPPPQNRPFNRRKQYPLGLVLAPTRELATQIFEESKKFCYRSRMRPCVLYGGNNTQEQMRELDRGCHLVVATPGRLEDMIMRGKVGLDNIRFLVLDEADRMLDMGFEPQIRRIVEESKMPQTGERQTLMFSATFPKAIQELASDFLHNYIFLAVGRVGSTSVNITQSIFWVEENDKRSHLLDLLSNIKDQNDGDEKDCLTLIFVETKKSADALEDFLYNYNHPVTSIHGDRTQKEREEALKFFRSGRCPVLVATAVAARGLDIPNVKHVINFDLPAEVEEYVHRIGRTGRMGNLGTATSFFNDKNRNVATGLVRLLTETQQEIPGFLEDMTTDRGWGSRGRGGGGGRNQRYGGQSSSFGSRDYRTQGGNRNNNTRDQRSGGGGGGGGGAGRSSYGGGGGSYGGGGSRDDGGYYRNGGGSSGGYGGSYNNNSGGGGGGGGGHDWWNE, encoded by the exons TTTGCTGGTCTGgacttgcagcagcagcagcagcagcatcagcagctGAGCGCGCAAGATTCTGCCAACTTGAAGAATACGTCCGGTGGCCGTTACGTTCCGCCCCAGCTGAGAAGTGGCCGtggcggcggtggtggtggtcCCGAGAACGACCAACATCGTGGCGGCGATTACTCTGGTGGACATTCCGGCGGAGGCGGCGGCGGAGGACGCTACTCGGACCGTGGTGGGGATCGTGGAGATTACTACAATAATCGGCGCGGAGGCGGCGGTGGCCGGTTCAACGATCGCAAGGATAACTACAACCGAGGAGGCGGCTACAACAatcgcggcggcggcggcggcggcgggggTGGACACCCggatcagcagcagcaacagcatctGCACCAGGAGCTGCCTCCCCAG GATCAATTGCCTCCCCAGGAGTTTGTGGAAAATGGCGCCGGCctacccgtcggcgagcctggTGACGATCAGTTTAACGATGGTGTtccgcagcagcaccagcagcaacCACGAGGTGGTGGTAACTGGAACAACGGTCCTCGGGGCGGTCCCAGAGATTTTCGTGATAACCGTCAGCCGCAGAATGACCGCTGGCAGGAGCCCCCGGCCAATggaggcggcggcggcggcggtggatACGGAGGCCGAGGCCGCGACGACCGCGGAATGGGTGGACGCTGGAACGACCGCGGCGGACGAGGAGCGGACGTTGATTTTACGCAGCTTACCGAGCGCGACGAGCGTCTGGAAGGCGAGCTGTTCCAACACGGTAATACCGGTATCAATTTCAGCAAGTACGAAGATATTCCCGTGGAGGCGACGGGCGACAACGTTCCGCCCCACATCAACACCTTCGATGACATTGAGCTGACAGAGATCATCGAGAACAATATAAAGCTGGCGAACTACGACGTTCCGACGCCGGTCCAGAAGTACGCCATTCCGATCGTCATGAGCGGACGCGACGTGATGGCCTGCGCCCAGACGGGTTCCGGCAAGACGGCCGCGTTCCTGGTTCCGATCTTGAATCAAATGTACAAGCACGGTGTCACTCCACCGCCCCAGAATCGTCCGTTCAACCGTCGCAAGCAGTACCCGCTGGGACTGGTGTTGGCCCCGACCCGTGAGTTGGCCACGCAAATCTTCGAAGAGTCGAAGAAGTTCTGCTATCGCTCTCGTATGCGTCCGTGCGTTCTGTACGGCGGTAACAACACCCAGGAGCAGATGCGCGAGTTGGACCGTGGTTGCCACCTGGTTGTGGCCACCCCGGGTCGCCTGGAGGACATGATTATGCGCGGCAAGGTGGGCCTGGACAACATTCGTTTCCTCGTGCTGGACGAGGCCGATCGTATGCTGGACATGGGATTCGAGCCCCAGATTCGTCGTATCGTCGAGGAAAGCAAGATGCCGCAGACGGGCGAGCGCCAGACGCTCATGTTCTCCGCTACCTTCCCGAAGGCTATCCAGGAGCTGGCGAGTGATTTCCTTCACAATTACATCTTCTTGGCCGTTGGTCGCGTCGGTTCCACCTCCGTCAACATTACGCAGTCGATCTTCTGGGTCGAGGAAAACGACAAGCGTTCCCATCTGCTGGATCTGCTGTCCAACATCAAGGACCAGAACGATGGTGACGAGAAGGACTGTCTCACGCTGATCTTTGTTGAAACTAAAAAATCCGCCGACGCGCTCGAGGATTTCCTGTACAACTACAACCATCCGGTCACCAGCATCCACGGCGACCGTACCCAGAAGGAGCGTGAAGAGGCACTCAAGTTTTTCCGCTCGGGACGTTGCCCGGTTCTGGTTGCGACGGCCGTGGCCGCTCGTGGCCTCGACATCCCGAACGTCAAACACGTCATCAACTTTGATCTGCCGGCGGAGGTCGAGGAGTACGTGCACCGTATCGGTCGTACCGGCCGTATGGGCAATCTCGGCACAGCCACGAGCTTCTTCAACGACAAGAACCGTAACGTCGCCACCGGGCTGGTTCGGCTGCTGACGGAAACCCAACAGGAAATTCCCGGCTTCCTGGAGGACATGACCACCGATCGGGGCTGGGGCAGCCGCGgacgcggcggcggcggtggacGTAACCAGCGTTACGGCGGCCAAAGCTCATCCTTCGGCTCCAGGGATTACCGTACGCAGGGCGGCAACCGCAACAACAACACCCGCGATCAACGCTCGGGAGGCGGTggtggcggtggcggcggcgctGGCCGAAGCAGCTACGGAGGCGGAGGCGGAAGCTACG GAGGAGGCGGATCCCGCGACGACGGCGGTTACTACCGTAACGGCGGTGGCAGCTCCGGCGGGTACGGAGGCAGTTACAACAACAACAGTGGAggcggtggtggcggcggcggcggccacgACTGGTGGAACGAGTAA
- the LOC6047589 gene encoding ribosome production factor 2 homolog, translating to MSSGRIKKPVTRRGRRALDAREPKTIENPKKTLIMEGRKCSHEIRQALKDMNLFKKPLVSLMRRNNDVTMFEDATPLEQLAKSNDCHLFMFGSSSKKRPNNLIFGRIYDEQILDMVEFGIKQYKSLQDFKSEKISAFVKPVIVFNGYKWKLTEELRRIRSLLLDMFHIDDVSTIRLQGLEHVLSFTITEDLTILMRSYRIMLKKSGQRTPRIELSEMGPSMDLTIRRTKLASDDLYKTAMKQPAILKVAKRKNISRDELGNVHGRVHVGKQDINVLQTRKMKGLKKTAEERKADRVKRKQGKAAAAAAGAADSDGNGSDQEYDGGDGGMDVDSDE from the exons ATGTCCTCTGGAAGAATAAA GAAACCGGTCACGCGTCGTGGCCGGCGTGCGCTCGATGCCCGAGAGCCCAAAACGATCGAAAATCCCAAGAAAACGCTCATCATGGAAGGTCGCAAGTGTTCGCACGAAATCCGGCAAGCGCTCAAGGATATGAACCTGTTCAAGAAGCCGCTGGTCAGTCTGATGCGACGGAACAACGACGTTACGATGTTTGAGGATGCGACGCCGCTGGAACA GTTGGCCAAATCGAACGACTGTCACCTGTTCATGTTCGGCTCGTCCTCGAAGAAGCGTCCAAACAACCTGATCTTCGGTCGCATCTACGACGAACAGATCCTGGACATGGTCGAGTTTGGCATCAAGCAGTACAAAAGCCTGCAGGACTTTAAAAGCGAGAAAATCTCAGCCTTCGTCAAACCCGTAATCGTCTTCAACGGGTACAAGTGGAAACTCACCGAGGAACTGCGCCGAATTCGGAGTCTGCTCCTAGACATGTTCCACATTGACGACGTGTCCACGATACGGCTGCAGGGCCTGGAACACGTGCTCAGTTTCACAATCACCGAAGACCTGACCATCCTGATGCGCTCGTACCGAATCATGCTGAAAAAGAGCGGCCAGCGGACACCCCGCATCGAACTGTCCGAGATGGGCCCGTCGATGGATCTGACCATCCGGCGCACCAAGCTGGCCTCGGACGACCTCTACAAGACGGCCATGAAGCAGCCGGCGATTCTGAAGGTCGCCAAGCGGAAGAACATTTCCCGGGACGAGCTGGGCAATGTGCACGGCCGGGTGCACGTCGGCAAGCAGGACATCAACGTGCTGCAGACGCGCAAGATGAAGGGTCTGAAGAAGACGGCCGAAGAGCGGAAGGCCGACCGGGTGAAGCGGAAGCAGGGAAAAgccgcggcggcggcggccggtGCGGCGGATTCTGACGGGAATGGGTCCGACCAGGAGTATGACGGTGGCGACGGTGGAATGGACGTTGATAGTGATGAGTGA